CTGGCGGTCAGCAGCAATTGCAGCGGATCGTGCTTGAGCACGACGCTATAGTTGCTGCTGGTTCCAACCGACCAACCGCGTTGAAAGAAGTACGTGCCGGTTTCGCGAAGCGCATCAATTTCCGCTTCTTTGCCGGCCAATGCTGAATGGGGCAAACCATGCGGAGCGCCGCCGAGGGAGACGTTTTCCATAAATCTTCGTTACAGGATCTGGGGGTGCGTAAAACGCCAGTCTAACACGATTTACGGCGACGGCAACCGATCGAAACTCTAGCTATGCATCCGGGGATTCTCGTCCCCTACGGCGATAATCTCCGCTTCCGCCGCGGCCAGTTCTTCCAGACGACGCATCACGGTCGCATCGTCTGCATATTGTTTGGCCAAGCGAACATAGGCCGAGTGGTGTCGCGCTTCGGACTCAAACAGCTGATCGTAAAAGTTCGCCAGACGCGGGTCTTCGAGCCGTTCGCGCAAAATGCCAAACCGTTCGCAGCTGCGGGCCTCGATCAGACCGGCGACTAGCAAGCGGTCGACCGCACGTTCGGGCTCGTTCTTGCGAACCAACGCGTGCAATTTCTCCCCATATTTGCTCGGTTTGATCCGGCAGAAACGGACTCCCCGCTCGTGGAGCAACTCCAGCACCAGGTGAAAGTGCTCTAGCTCTTCGTTGACGATCTCGGTCATCGCGCGGCAGAGATCTTCGTTCTCGACATAGGCGAAGATCATGTTCATCGCGACGCCGGCCGCTTTTTTTTCGCAGTGGGCGTGATCGATCAGCAGCAGATCGAGATTCTCGGTGACCTGAGTCAGCCAACTTTCGGAACTTGTCGATTGAAGATGCAGCACGGATCGGTTCACGCCGAGTGGGAAAAGGGGAAATCGCCAATGTAGGCGCGCTATGCGGTTGGCTCAAGGTGATGAGCGCACGAAAAACGCCTTGACCACGGGTCAAGGCGTTTCGCATTTTATTTCACGGCGCTTGCTTAGAAGCCGACGCCAATCGAGAAGTTGCGGCCGTTCAGGAACACGCCGCCGCCGCCGCCGCGATAGTAACTACGGCCATAGTAGCTGGGGTACGGCGAGTAGGCCCGCGTGTAAACTCGCGGAGCTGCGTAAACCGGATAGCGGTGTCCGCCGACGTGGTAGTCAATGTGGCCGCGGTGATAGTCATAGTGGCCCGGGGCGCCGTAATGGCCATGTCCATGCCCGCCGCCATGATAGTGCGGGCCACGAGCCATTGCGGACGAAGCGCCAAACGACAAACCAACGGCGGCTGTAACTGCGAGTGCGAGAAGGATGCGTCTCATTTTCTCATCTCCGACTTAGGGGGAATCGGCGAGCTTCGTTCGCGCAACTGCGCGGGATTGCTCGCTTCGGTTTTGTATTTCAATCAGCATCGCTATCTGTTGGTTGCCGGCCGATGCTGTTGAGTGACATTAATGCAAGCAGCGTGCCAGAATTCTGGAGACGGGCTGCAAGTCCCTATTTGGTAGCAACTTACGGAGATATGGATTGTGGCGAGAATAGAAACGCTGACAACATGTTGTCGAGTTGATAACGCAATTCTCAAAATGAGCCAGTGAGGAACTTGCGTTTTGCTTGACCGTCAGTCAGCACGACTCCTTTCGCTTCGCCCAATCTGGGGGCCTACCGTTTTCGCTTTTTGGCCTTTCCCTGTTTTCGTTCGGGCTTGCCAAAGTTCTTCTTCTTCGGCGCTGGCTTCCCCGACTGATACGAAAAGTCATCGCTGGCAGTTCGTCCAGAAGTCGGACGACGTCGACTATTATCAGCCGCATGCCCTGCGGCGCGGGCCTCTTGTTCGATCAGGCGGAAATCAAGTTCTCGTTTTTCGAGATCGACCCGCGCGATCGAAACTTTCAGCACATCGCCCAGGCGAAACGCATTGCCGTCACGATTGCCGACCAGCGAGTGAGTCGTGCGATCATAGTGATAGTAGTCGTCCTGCAGCGCGTCGATATGAATCAACCCGTCGGCGGGCAGCTCTAACCCTTGGACGAACAAGCCAAACGATTCGACGCCGGTGATGACCGCTTCCATCTCCATGCCGATCTTTTCGCTCAGGTGATTGAGCAGCTTGATCTTCACCAGATCTCGTTCGGCGCTGGCGGCTCGCTGTTCTCGTTGCGAGCAATGTTCTCCCTCGGCCATCATCGCATCGTAGTCTTGCACCGGTTTCTTGCCGGTCGCCAGATCGTTGTACATCCGATGGATGGTCAGGTCAGGATAACGACGAATCGGCGAAGTGAAGTGACAGTAGCATTCGCTGGCCAAAGCGTAGTGCCCGATCTCTTCTGGGCTGTAAACCGCTTTTTTCATGCTGCGCAGCGTCGCGTAGTTGACCGCCGCTTGCTCTGGCAAGCCTTTGACCTTGTCGAGGGCGCGAATGATCTCGAAGCGGCTTTGCAAGCTGTCGCATTCGATCCCGACATCGCGGACGAACTCGGTCAAAGCTTCCAGCTTGCGGGGATCGGGCGAATCGTGGACGCGTCGCAGGAAGAAGAGTTCTTGGTTGTGCAGCTTATCAGCGACCGCCTCGTTGGCGGCCAGCATAAACTCTTCGATGATCTGATGGCTCTCGGTGTTCTTTTCGACATGTGCGCCGGTCACTGCGCCGTCTTTGTCGAGATCAAGTTTTAATTCCGGCATCGATAGTTCGATCGAGCCTCGTTGGAAACGGCGCTCGCGGAGCGTCATCGCCAGCTCATGCATGTCGCCCACCAACTGATGGACCGGCGGCGTCAGCTTTTCTTTCCACGCATCGCGATCGGCGAGATACTCGTCGACTTCTTCGTAGGTAAAGCGGCGGACGCTGCGAATGGCGCTGTTGAAGACTTCGGTATGAACTCGCGTCCCATCCGGGGTGAATTCGATCTTGGCTGTTTTCGCGTAGCGAATCTTGTTCGGCTGCAAGCTGGCCAGGTTGTTTGAGATCACCTCCGGCAGCATCGGAATCACTTTGTCAGGCAAATAGATGCTGGTCGCCCGATTGCGGGCCTCGGCATCCAGCGCCGAACCTTCCGGCACAAAGTGAGCGACGTCGGCGATATGCACGCCGAGGAGCCAGTGTCCGTTTTCGAGCTTGGTCAAGCTGATCGCGTCGTCAAAGTCGCGCGCGTCGAAAGGATCGATCGTGATGATCGTCTCGCCGGTTTCGTCCCGGCGATCCTCACCGATCGACTCATCAAATGCGTCGGCCATTTCTCGAGCGACGTCGAGAGCCGCTTCAGGAAACTCTTGCGGCAAGTCGTACTCGCGCATCACCGAGAGTAAGTCGACGCCGGGCGCTCCGCGCGCTCCAAGGACTTCGACAATCACGCCTTCGCCATCATGAAAGTGCGACGGGAAGCGGACGATTTCGATCACGACCTTGTCGTCCAATCGGGCGCCTTTGACGCCGGGATCGCCTACCGAGATCGGCTGCGTAAAGACGTTTCCGTCAACTTGCACCAGGGCTTGGCCGTGCGCTTCGTTGTATGTGCCGACAAAGCGATGCGTCTCACGTTCGACGATTTCGATCACTTCGCCGCAGAGCTTCGATTCGCCGTTCATTCCGCGAGTGCGGAACATCCGAATCCGGACGGTGTCGCCGTTGGCGGCGTCGGAAGTACGTTTTGCCGGGACATAGATGTCCGCGGTTCGCTCCGCCGATTTGGGCGTTCCGAGCGGGCGGACAAAGCCAAAGCCTTTGGCGGTCCGATGAAAACCGCCGACGATCGTTTGGGCGGCTTTGGCGTTTTCGGCATTTACTCGCTTGATCAGATGGCTCGCGCCGTAAGCGATGTGCCCTTTTTTAAGAAGTCGCTTGATTGCTCGCTTGAGCGTCTTGAGGTCTTCTTCCGCCAGATTGAGTTGTTTGGCGATGACTTTCGGTTTGACCGGTTGGTAAGTCGACCGTTGAATGTGGGCTAGGAGCAATTGCTCCAGCTGTTCCAGTTCCATGAATCTCCGTTCTTGAGAAATATTTATTGGGTCTCAACCCGCCTGAAGCGTCGGGGCTCGGCGACCTTGCCGAAGAATTGGCCCGATGCCAGCTTCTATGGGGGAAACCACTCTGCCTTCAATATATCAGATTTCGGCTCGTTCGCCTAAGCGATCAGCCGTAATGGCGTCAAGTTTTAACTTAAGTAGGTAGGACACGCGGTCGAAACCGATTGTTCGCCAAAATCGCCATGGGGCCCGGTTCTGTCGCACGAATCGCCATTCGTTCTTCGCCGCGAAATCTTGACAACTTGTTGGCGAAATAGTTACCATAAGGGGTGAAGAGATGGTGATTACTCTCCCATTTCTTCCCCTGCCGCCCGCTCATCGGTCATCTCGCTTTTGGAGTCGCTTCGTGCGGCTTGCGATGTGTGATCGATTTCCCGCCTATTAGTCAGCACTTGAGATGCCTGCGATCCTTCCTACCTCCTGCGCGCTCACTCAACGCCTTTTTGGGGCGTCGCTGGGAATGTTCGCCGTTTTGCTCATCGCCAATAACGCGTGGGCGGAGCAGCCCCATGGCGCCATGATCTTCAAAAAATTGTGCGTCGACTGCCACGGCGAGCAAGGAGAAGGAGTCGCCGGCGCCGCCGAAAACGCGCTGCGCGGAACCAAATCAATCGCCGAACTAACGATGGCGATCGAAGAGACCATGCCGGAGGATGATCCGGAGTCTTGCACCGGCGAAGACGCAAAGGCGGTCGCCCAGTTTATTCATCAGAAATTCTACGCTCCGCATGCGCGAGAGACTTCTCCTTCGCGGATCGAACTATCGCATTTGACGGTCGATCAGTACGACAACACCGTCGCCGATTTGATCGCGAGCTTTCGCTGGGTCCCCGACCCAAAAGAAACGCGAGGGCTGAAGACCGAGATTTATAAGAAGCGGAACTACCAGGATCGCGCGCTCGAACGAATCGATTCCAAAATCGACTACGACTTTGGCGCGGGGACTCCGGATGAGAAAGTCACCAACGCAGAACAATTTTCACTCCGCTGGCAAGGGATGGTCCTGGCCGAAGAGACCGGCGATTACGAGTTCATTCTCACCACGCAGATTGGCGCGCGGCTGTACGTCAACAACGATCGGACGCCGCTGATCGATCAATGGGTCGCGTCACGGGGAGAGCCGAAGGTGTTCAAAGCTTCGATTCGTCTGCTCGGAGGGCGTCCTTATCGCTTGAAGCTGGAGGTCTACAAATTCAAAGATGACGCTGCGTCGGTAGGTCTCGAGTGGAAGCCGCCGCGCAAAGCGCGCGATTTTCTGACGGCTCGCAATCTGTCGCCTGAGTTCGCTCCCGAGTTGTTCATTTCGTCCGCCAGTTTTCCGCCGGATGACGCCGTGTCTGGCTATGAGCGCGGCGTCTCGGTCTCGAAAGCTTGGGACGAAGCGACGACCAACGGCGCATTGGAAGCGGCCGGCTATGTTGTCGAACATCTCGACGAATTGGCGAAGACGAAGCACGACGCCGACGATCGACGTCAAAAGGTGATCGAGTTTTGCGGCAAGTTTGTCGAGCGGGCGTTCCGTCGTCCGTTGAGCGACGAAGATCGCGTTTTCTTTGTCGGTGAGCAATTCACCGACGAGATGGCGCTTGAAACGTCGGTCAAACGCTGCGTCTTGTTGGCGCTCAAATCTCCCCGCTTCCTGTACACGAATCTAGAAAACTCGCCTCCGGATCGCTATGACGTCGTGTCGCGATTGTCGTATGCGTTATGGGATACGATGCCAAGCGAACATTTGTTTCGCGCGGCGAAAGAAGGGTGGATCGCCAAGCCGGAGCAAGTGCGCAGCGAAGCCGAAAAAATGCTGAAAGATCCGCGCGCTAAAACCAAACTGCACAGCTTCTTTCATCACTGGCTGCAACTGAATGAGAAAGAAGGAATTGTCAAAGACTCCAACGTCTTCCCCGAGTTCAGCGAGCAGGTCGCATCGGATTTGCGGACATCGCTCGACTTGTTTGTGGATGACATCGTCTGGAGCGACTCGTCTGACTATCGCCAATTACTGCTCGGCGATCGTTTGTTCGTCAATGAGCGTCTGGCCAAATTGTATGACGTTCCGTATGACGGCGGCGACAAATTTCAGCCTATTTCGTTTCAGCCCGAGCATCGGGCAGGCGTCGTGACGCATCCCTATATGCTGTCGATGCTGGCGTATAACGAGTTCACGTCGCCGATTCATCGCGGAGTGTTTGTGACGCGGCATCTGCTGGGGCGTTCGCTCGCAGCGCCTCCTCAGGCGACCGAGTTCAAAGATGGCGACTTTCATGCGGGCATGACGATGCGAGAAAAAGTTTCGGTCCTGACCGAACCGGCCGCGTGTCAAGGATGCCATCAAATCATCAATCCGCTCGGTTTCAGCTTGGAGCATTTCGATGCGATCGGGCGTTATCGTCAATCGGAAGGGGACCGTCCGGTCGATGCGACCTCCGAATTTGCCACGGCGATAGGTGAGACGATAAAATTAGAAGGTGCGCGCGATTTGGCCAAACACATTGTCGAGAGCCGCTCTGCGCATGGCGCCTTTGTCGATCAGCTGTTTCATCATTGCGTCAAACATCCGATCAACGCCTATGGCTTAACGACACGGGACGAATTGGTCACGTCGTTCGAGCAATCGAATTACAATATACGCAAGTTGCTTGTATCGATCGCCATGGTCGCCGCGATGCACACGCCTAACGAAGGGAACGCAGAACATGTCGCGTCTAACTAGACGAGAGTTCGTTCGCAATTTGGGAATCTCGTCAGCCGCATTGCCGCTGTTGATGAATTTGCCCAGTCTAGGCATGGCCGCGAGTCCTGATCGGCGCAAGCAACGCATGATCGTGATGTTCAGCCCGAACGGGATTATTCCAGACGCCTATTGGCCCGATAAGGTTGGCGAGGATTTCGCGCTGAAAGAAATCATGGCGC
The nucleotide sequence above comes from Blastopirellula sp. J2-11. Encoded proteins:
- a CDS encoding DUF1592 domain-containing protein, which codes for MFAVLLIANNAWAEQPHGAMIFKKLCVDCHGEQGEGVAGAAENALRGTKSIAELTMAIEETMPEDDPESCTGEDAKAVAQFIHQKFYAPHARETSPSRIELSHLTVDQYDNTVADLIASFRWVPDPKETRGLKTEIYKKRNYQDRALERIDSKIDYDFGAGTPDEKVTNAEQFSLRWQGMVLAEETGDYEFILTTQIGARLYVNNDRTPLIDQWVASRGEPKVFKASIRLLGGRPYRLKLEVYKFKDDAASVGLEWKPPRKARDFLTARNLSPEFAPELFISSASFPPDDAVSGYERGVSVSKAWDEATTNGALEAAGYVVEHLDELAKTKHDADDRRQKVIEFCGKFVERAFRRPLSDEDRVFFVGEQFTDEMALETSVKRCVLLALKSPRFLYTNLENSPPDRYDVVSRLSYALWDTMPSEHLFRAAKEGWIAKPEQVRSEAEKMLKDPRAKTKLHSFFHHWLQLNEKEGIVKDSNVFPEFSEQVASDLRTSLDLFVDDIVWSDSSDYRQLLLGDRLFVNERLAKLYDVPYDGGDKFQPISFQPEHRAGVVTHPYMLSMLAYNEFTSPIHRGVFVTRHLLGRSLAAPPQATEFKDGDFHAGMTMREKVSVLTEPAACQGCHQIINPLGFSLEHFDAIGRYRQSEGDRPVDATSEFATAIGETIKLEGARDLAKHIVESRSAHGAFVDQLFHHCVKHPINAYGLTTRDELVTSFEQSNYNIRKLLVSIAMVAAMHTPNEGNAEHVASN
- the rnr gene encoding ribonuclease R, whose amino-acid sequence is MELEQLEQLLLAHIQRSTYQPVKPKVIAKQLNLAEEDLKTLKRAIKRLLKKGHIAYGASHLIKRVNAENAKAAQTIVGGFHRTAKGFGFVRPLGTPKSAERTADIYVPAKRTSDAANGDTVRIRMFRTRGMNGESKLCGEVIEIVERETHRFVGTYNEAHGQALVQVDGNVFTQPISVGDPGVKGARLDDKVVIEIVRFPSHFHDGEGVIVEVLGARGAPGVDLLSVMREYDLPQEFPEAALDVAREMADAFDESIGEDRRDETGETIITIDPFDARDFDDAISLTKLENGHWLLGVHIADVAHFVPEGSALDAEARNRATSIYLPDKVIPMLPEVISNNLASLQPNKIRYAKTAKIEFTPDGTRVHTEVFNSAIRSVRRFTYEEVDEYLADRDAWKEKLTPPVHQLVGDMHELAMTLRERRFQRGSIELSMPELKLDLDKDGAVTGAHVEKNTESHQIIEEFMLAANEAVADKLHNQELFFLRRVHDSPDPRKLEALTEFVRDVGIECDSLQSRFEIIRALDKVKGLPEQAAVNYATLRSMKKAVYSPEEIGHYALASECYCHFTSPIRRYPDLTIHRMYNDLATGKKPVQDYDAMMAEGEHCSQREQRAASAERDLVKIKLLNHLSEKIGMEMEAVITGVESFGLFVQGLELPADGLIHIDALQDDYYHYDRTTHSLVGNRDGNAFRLGDVLKVSIARVDLEKRELDFRLIEQEARAAGHAADNSRRRPTSGRTASDDFSYQSGKPAPKKKNFGKPERKQGKAKKRKR
- a CDS encoding tRNA-(ms[2]io[6]A)-hydroxylase — encoded protein: MLHLQSTSSESWLTQVTENLDLLLIDHAHCEKKAAGVAMNMIFAYVENEDLCRAMTEIVNEELEHFHLVLELLHERGVRFCRIKPSKYGEKLHALVRKNEPERAVDRLLVAGLIEARSCERFGILRERLEDPRLANFYDQLFESEARHHSAYVRLAKQYADDATVMRRLEELAAAEAEIIAVGDENPRMHS